A section of the Flavobacterium ardleyense genome encodes:
- a CDS encoding SAM hydrolase/SAM-dependent halogenase family protein translates to MSIITLTTDYGLKDHFVGALKGRILTQFPEAQIVDISHHVDLFNIAEASYMVGAAYKSFPAGTVHIIGVDIERNKENKHIVMQWNDHYFICADNGIPGILTQKILPQKVVNINFFTALNPDQSDIDIFITVACHIAKGGLLNVVGTEVEGVKQSIELSATMNENQNTISGCILYVDHFGNLVTNISKELFEHHRKGRRFEIKHNARGTSRNKDHSKPIIEIFNRYSDIAASSSFPITDFSGKKLAVFNEAGLLEIAIFRSNPKTVGSASTLLGLTYRDIVQINFIDEK, encoded by the coding sequence ATGTCAATAATAACACTAACCACAGATTACGGTCTTAAGGATCACTTTGTAGGAGCGTTAAAAGGACGTATTCTTACGCAATTTCCTGAAGCACAAATCGTAGATATTTCACACCATGTAGACCTATTTAATATTGCCGAAGCTAGCTATATGGTAGGTGCCGCGTACAAAAGTTTTCCGGCTGGAACAGTGCATATTATTGGAGTTGATATTGAACGTAATAAAGAAAATAAGCACATTGTAATGCAGTGGAATGACCACTACTTCATCTGTGCTGACAATGGGATTCCTGGAATTCTAACCCAAAAGATTCTGCCACAGAAAGTTGTAAATATTAATTTTTTTACGGCATTGAATCCAGATCAGAGTGATATTGATATTTTTATTACTGTTGCTTGCCATATTGCCAAAGGTGGATTGCTTAATGTTGTGGGAACAGAAGTTGAAGGTGTAAAACAATCGATTGAATTATCGGCAACGATGAATGAAAATCAAAATACCATTAGTGGATGTATTTTGTACGTAGATCACTTTGGAAATTTGGTTACGAATATTAGCAAAGAACTTTTTGAACATCATAGAAAAGGTCGAAGGTTTGAAATAAAACACAACGCTCGCGGCACAAGTAGAAATAAAGATCATTCAAAGCCAATTATCGAAATTTTCAATAGATACTCCGATATTGCGGCCTCCAGCTCTTTTCCGATTACTGATTTTTCTGGAAAAAAATTAGCGGTATTTAATGAAGCTGGTTTGCTTGAAATCGCAATTTTTAGAAGTAATCCAAAAACCGTAGGCTCCGCTTCTACCCTATTGGGTTTGACCTATCGTGATATTGTTCAGATAAATTTTATAGACGAAAAATAA
- a CDS encoding NAD-dependent succinate-semialdehyde dehydrogenase, producing MAIETINPFTNKSVKSFEEISEQELETKIDTAHKQYAKWKDTKIEKRAELLHKVAAIMRKRKKELAQLITLEMGKLIKQSESEIEMCASVYEYYANNGADFMKDKELEVESGKAIMKLSPIGIILGVEPWNYPFNQVGRLAAPNIMLGNVVMIKHASNVPQCAQAIEDIFKEAGAEEGIYTNLFLNSKHIAKIAEDDRVVGLSLTGSEKAGASVAEAAGKNLKKSVLELGGSDPFIVLEDADMDVVIKNAIAGRLGNMGQACTSSKRMIVLESVAEEFTNRLLDKIKGMKVGDPADASTEVGPLSSEDAAEKIKEQVDATVKAGAKVLLGGKRIDREGAFYEPTILTGIKKGMLAYHEELFGPIVMIYKVKDEEEAIALANDSSFGLGGSVFSKNIDRAVLLASKIETGMVFINQYTGSRPDLPFGGTKRSGYGRELAAYGMNEFVNKKLIYVGG from the coding sequence ATGGCTATTGAAACGATTAACCCTTTTACCAACAAATCAGTTAAAAGCTTTGAAGAAATATCTGAGCAAGAATTAGAAACTAAAATTGACACTGCACATAAACAATATGCAAAATGGAAGGACACCAAAATTGAGAAGCGTGCGGAGCTGTTGCATAAAGTTGCAGCGATCATGCGCAAGCGCAAAAAAGAATTGGCTCAGCTAATCACACTTGAAATGGGGAAACTTATTAAGCAGAGTGAAAGCGAAATTGAAATGTGTGCCTCGGTTTACGAGTACTACGCAAACAATGGTGCCGATTTTATGAAAGACAAAGAGCTAGAAGTCGAAAGCGGAAAGGCGATTATGAAATTGTCGCCTATCGGAATTATATTAGGGGTGGAGCCTTGGAATTACCCTTTTAATCAAGTTGGACGTCTAGCTGCTCCCAATATAATGCTTGGAAACGTGGTAATGATCAAGCACGCGTCTAATGTGCCGCAATGTGCGCAAGCGATTGAAGATATTTTTAAAGAGGCTGGTGCCGAAGAAGGAATTTACACCAATCTCTTCTTGAATAGTAAGCATATTGCAAAAATTGCAGAAGATGATCGTGTTGTAGGATTGTCATTAACCGGAAGTGAAAAAGCGGGCGCTAGCGTCGCAGAAGCAGCTGGGAAAAATTTAAAGAAATCAGTTTTAGAACTTGGAGGATCTGATCCATTTATCGTGCTGGAAGATGCTGATATGGATGTGGTAATTAAAAATGCTATCGCTGGAAGATTAGGAAATATGGGACAGGCTTGCACATCATCAAAAAGAATGATTGTATTGGAATCTGTTGCAGAAGAATTTACCAATAGATTGCTAGATAAGATTAAAGGAATGAAAGTTGGCGATCCTGCTGATGCTTCTACCGAAGTTGGACCGCTAAGTAGTGAAGATGCGGCCGAAAAAATAAAGGAGCAGGTTGACGCTACGGTAAAAGCTGGAGCCAAAGTTTTATTGGGTGGTAAACGCATCGATAGAGAAGGAGCATTCTATGAGCCAACAATTTTAACTGGAATCAAGAAAGGAATGTTAGCATATCATGAAGAGCTTTTTGGCCCAATTGTAATGATCTATAAGGTGAAAGATGAAGAGGAAGCGATTGCGCTTGCCAACGATTCTAGCTTTGGTCTTGGCGGATCTGTTTTTAGCAAAAATATCGATAGAGCTGTTTTACTTGCAAGTAAGATTGAAACGGGAATGGTTTTTATCAATCAATATACTGGATCTAGACCAGACTTGCCGTTTGGAGGAACAAAAAGATCTGGTTACGGCCGTGAACTTGCCGCTTATGGTATGAATGAGTTTGTAAATAAAAAACTTATTTATGTAGGAGGGTAA
- the mnmE gene encoding tRNA uridine-5-carboxymethylaminomethyl(34) synthesis GTPase MnmE: MIQQDSIVALATPSGAGAIAVVRVSGADAINIGATVFKSIHDKDLLKVASHTLHLGHIVDGVKTLDQVLISVFKGPNSYTGENTIEISCHGSTYIQQQIIQLLLRSGCRMADAGEFTLRAFLNGKLDLSQAEAVADLIASDNEASHQIAMQQMRGGFSNEIAKLREELLNFASLIELELDFAEEDVEFADRTEFKKLLTRIEFVLKRLIDSFAIGNVIKNGIPVAIVGEPNVGKSTLLNALLNEERAIVSDIAGTTRDAIEDELVIGGMSFRFIDTAGIRETQDLVESIGIKKTFEKIEQAQVILYLFDASEGSSQGRTLQEIQIELEKIKNQHPLKPLVILGNKADKLSEADKVVLTEAIPNILLLSAKQQDGIETLKNLLLSFVNTGALRNNETIITNTRHYDALLKALQEIQKVSYAVAQQVPSDLMAIDIRQALFHFGEITGQVSSDELLGNIFANFCIGK; this comes from the coding sequence ATGATTCAACAGGATTCCATAGTAGCCTTAGCCACACCTTCGGGAGCGGGCGCCATCGCAGTTGTAAGAGTTTCAGGTGCAGACGCCATCAATATTGGAGCGACCGTTTTTAAGTCAATCCACGACAAGGATTTGCTAAAAGTTGCCTCTCACACTTTACACCTCGGTCATATTGTCGATGGAGTCAAAACGCTCGATCAAGTCTTAATCTCAGTTTTCAAAGGCCCAAACTCCTACACTGGCGAGAATACTATCGAAATTTCCTGCCACGGATCTACTTATATTCAACAACAAATTATTCAGCTTCTACTTCGCAGCGGTTGCCGAATGGCTGATGCGGGCGAATTCACTCTGCGGGCTTTTCTAAACGGTAAATTGGATTTATCCCAAGCCGAAGCTGTTGCCGATCTAATCGCGTCAGACAACGAAGCATCGCACCAAATTGCCATGCAGCAGATGCGTGGAGGTTTCAGTAATGAAATTGCCAAACTACGTGAAGAATTGCTGAATTTCGCTTCCCTAATCGAACTCGAATTAGATTTCGCCGAAGAAGATGTGGAATTTGCCGATCGTACCGAATTTAAAAAACTTCTAACCAGAATCGAATTTGTCCTTAAACGACTAATCGATTCCTTCGCCATCGGGAACGTGATTAAAAACGGAATTCCCGTAGCTATCGTCGGAGAGCCAAACGTCGGGAAATCGACTTTGCTTAACGCACTGCTCAACGAAGAGCGCGCGATTGTTTCGGATATTGCTGGTACTACCCGCGATGCGATCGAAGACGAATTGGTGATTGGCGGAATGAGTTTTAGATTTATCGATACCGCAGGAATCCGCGAAACCCAGGATCTTGTCGAAAGCATCGGAATCAAGAAAACCTTCGAAAAAATCGAGCAAGCACAAGTCATTTTATACCTTTTTGATGCTTCCGAAGGTAGCAGTCAAGGCCGCACCCTACAGGAAATTCAGATCGAGCTCGAGAAAATCAAGAATCAGCATCCACTCAAGCCACTAGTGATTTTGGGCAATAAAGCAGACAAGCTTTCCGAAGCCGACAAAGTTGTTTTAACCGAGGCGATTCCCAATATTTTGCTGCTTTCGGCCAAGCAACAGGACGGCATTGAGACACTCAAGAATCTTTTATTGTCGTTTGTCAACACCGGCGCACTTCGCAACAACGAGACTATTATCACCAATACCCGTCATTACGATGCCTTGCTCAAGGCTTTGCAGGAAATTCAGAAAGTTAGTTACGCCGTGGCTCAGCAGGTTCCGAGCGATTTGATGGCGATTGATATCAGGCAAGCGCTTTTCCATTTCGGAGAAATTACAGGTCAAGTGTCTAGCGATGAGCTACTTGGGAATATATTTGCGAATTTTTGTATTGGCAAATAG
- a CDS encoding putative quinol monooxygenase, whose protein sequence is MLVRIVKLSFHQENIPAFLENFEENKDKIRAFPGNNFLELYQDQNNKDIFFTYSYWESAEDLENYRQSELFAGIWAFTKKLFNDKPQAWSVDKLVSLA, encoded by the coding sequence ATGCTTGTACGCATTGTCAAATTGAGTTTTCATCAAGAAAACATTCCAGCTTTTTTAGAGAATTTCGAAGAAAACAAAGATAAAATTCGAGCTTTTCCTGGAAATAACTTTTTAGAATTGTACCAAGATCAGAATAATAAAGATATTTTCTTTACCTATAGTTATTGGGAATCTGCCGAAGATTTAGAAAATTACCGACAATCAGAACTGTTCGCTGGCATTTGGGCTTTTACAAAAAAACTTTTTAACGACAAACCTCAAGCTTGGTCGGTAGACAAATTGGTAAGTTTGGCATAA
- a CDS encoding (deoxy)nucleoside triphosphate pyrophosphohydrolase: protein MINVTCAIIYFGSKIIVTQRSKEMKLPLKWEFPGGKLEIGESEESCIKREIKEEINIKIEILSKLTNTIHDYGEFQVNLIPFIARHISGDIMLTEHHTYKLLDPAELLHLDWAEADLPIVEELLKIKL from the coding sequence ATGATAAATGTTACTTGCGCCATAATTTATTTTGGATCCAAAATAATCGTTACACAAAGGAGCAAGGAAATGAAACTACCTTTAAAGTGGGAGTTTCCCGGTGGAAAACTTGAAATTGGAGAGAGTGAGGAGTCGTGTATTAAAAGAGAAATCAAAGAAGAAATTAATATAAAAATTGAAATATTAAGTAAACTCACAAATACTATTCATGATTACGGAGAATTCCAAGTTAATCTAATTCCATTTATAGCGAGGCACATTTCTGGCGATATTATGCTGACAGAGCATCATACCTATAAATTATTGGATCCTGCCGAATTATTACATTTAGATTGGGCTGAAGCTGATTTACCTATTGTTGAAGAATTACTTAAAATAAAATTATGA
- the gldG gene encoding gliding motility-associated ABC transporter substrate-binding protein GldG — MRKQKQNDLKGLFIVILALVVLNFASSKVFVRADLTQDKRYTLSKTSKDVVDAVNQPLYIDVFLKGNFPGEFKRLQTETSQLLEELKAQNPNIIFQFVNPLENPDESEAVMQSFMERGLTPINITLDDKGKQTQEVVFPWAIGTYGDKSIKIPLLKNMMGASTEEKVVSSVQHLEYAFANAINTISTTKQKKIAIIKGNGEMHDILIADFVRQIRENYYIGPFTLDSVQNKAKETLAELKKYDLAIIVKPTERFSDQEKQVLDQYVVSGGKTLWLVDQVNIEMDSLYNDRGMTLAMPRDLNLNDMFFKYGIRINPDLVKDIMATPIALATGDEGSASQYTQYPWFYSPMIYPEGKHPIISNLDGIKFEFTSGIEVLKNDINKTVLLRSSPYSKLVGTPVEVDLSMVQDRPEKAEFEGKGQIPVAVLLEGSFKSVFENRVLPFDDSTFSGSGKDTKMIVVADGDVIKNQLDRNFQPMELGYDKWTGNLYANKEFLLNCVNFLLDDNGLINIRSKQVNLPLLDKEKVYENYSKTQLLTVALPIVVLIIFGLLFTFLRKRKYSR, encoded by the coding sequence ATGAGAAAGCAAAAACAAAATGATTTGAAAGGACTTTTCATCGTGATTTTGGCCCTCGTGGTTTTAAATTTCGCAAGTTCGAAAGTATTTGTCCGCGCCGATTTAACTCAGGATAAAAGATATACGCTTAGTAAAACGTCGAAAGATGTTGTAGATGCGGTGAATCAGCCGTTGTATATTGATGTGTTTTTGAAAGGAAATTTCCCTGGGGAATTCAAAAGACTTCAAACCGAAACTTCACAACTTCTGGAGGAATTAAAAGCTCAGAACCCGAATATTATATTCCAATTTGTAAATCCTTTAGAGAATCCTGACGAAAGTGAAGCAGTTATGCAATCGTTTATGGAACGTGGATTGACGCCAATAAACATTACTCTGGACGACAAAGGAAAGCAAACCCAAGAAGTAGTTTTTCCTTGGGCAATTGGAACGTATGGCGACAAGAGCATCAAAATACCGTTGCTAAAGAATATGATGGGTGCCTCGACCGAAGAAAAAGTGGTAAGCTCTGTTCAGCATTTAGAATATGCTTTCGCGAATGCTATAAATACAATCAGCACTACAAAGCAAAAGAAGATTGCGATTATCAAAGGAAACGGCGAAATGCACGATATTCTCATTGCCGATTTTGTGCGTCAGATTCGGGAAAATTATTATATCGGACCTTTTACACTAGATTCAGTACAGAATAAAGCCAAAGAAACGCTAGCTGAGCTTAAAAAATATGATCTTGCGATTATTGTAAAACCAACCGAACGTTTTTCTGATCAGGAAAAGCAAGTTTTGGATCAATACGTTGTGAGCGGTGGCAAGACTTTGTGGCTTGTAGATCAAGTGAATATCGAGATGGACAGTTTGTACAACGATCGCGGAATGACTCTGGCAATGCCAAGAGACCTCAACCTCAACGATATGTTCTTTAAATACGGCATTCGTATTAATCCGGACTTGGTAAAGGATATTATGGCAACTCCTATTGCTCTTGCTACCGGAGATGAAGGATCAGCATCGCAGTACACGCAGTATCCTTGGTTTTATTCGCCAATGATCTATCCAGAAGGAAAACATCCGATCATCTCTAACCTTGATGGAATAAAATTCGAATTTACTTCGGGAATAGAAGTTCTGAAAAATGACATCAATAAGACCGTATTGCTTCGGAGTAGTCCATATTCTAAATTGGTAGGAACTCCCGTAGAAGTAGATCTATCGATGGTGCAAGATCGTCCTGAGAAAGCTGAATTTGAAGGTAAGGGACAAATTCCTGTTGCCGTTTTGCTCGAAGGATCTTTCAAATCTGTTTTTGAAAATAGAGTTCTTCCATTCGACGATTCTACATTTAGCGGAAGCGGAAAAGATACAAAAATGATTGTGGTTGCTGATGGAGATGTGATCAAAAATCAGTTGGACAGAAACTTCCAACCGATGGAACTTGGTTATGATAAATGGACAGGAAATCTTTATGCAAACAAAGAATTTTTGTTGAATTGTGTAAATTTCCTCCTTGACGATAACGGACTTATCAACATTAGAAGCAAGCAGGTAAATCTACCACTGCTAGATAAAGAAAAGGTGTACGAAAACTACAGCAAGACGCAACTGCTAACTGTCGCATTGCCAATAGTTGTACTTATAATATTTGGCCTGCTTTTCACATTTTTGCGCAAGCGTAAATACAGTCGATAA
- the dnaN gene encoding DNA polymerase III subunit beta, producing the protein MKFIVSSSYLLKQLQVLGNVINSNNTLPILDNFLFELDNQLLTVSASDLETTMSATLEIDSESQGSVAISAKLLLDTLKTFPEQPLTFTVQDNNLVEISSNSGKYVLAYAAAEEFPKSVTLEDASVTLVPAEVLSTAVSKTIFAAGNDDLRPVMSGVFFQFSPQGLTFVATDAHKLVKYARTDVVAAQVNDFIMPKKPLNILKGILGASDSEIKIEYNDSNAVFSFENYILICRLIDGKYPNYEAVIPKENPNKLVIDRMQFLNSVRRVAIFSNKTTHQIRLKIAGTELNISAEDLDYSNKADERLTCDYQGDDMQIGFNSRFLTEMLTNLTSDHIMLEMSMPNRAGILTPADGLDDGETVTMLVMPVMLNA; encoded by the coding sequence ATGAAGTTCATAGTATCAAGTTCATATTTATTAAAACAATTACAGGTTTTAGGAAATGTTATCAATAGCAATAATACCTTGCCTATTTTGGATAATTTCCTGTTTGAATTAGACAATCAGCTCCTTACAGTTTCTGCTTCAGACCTTGAAACGACAATGTCTGCAACTCTCGAAATTGATTCGGAGTCTCAAGGAAGCGTTGCTATATCTGCCAAACTTCTTTTGGACACCCTTAAAACCTTTCCAGAGCAGCCATTGACTTTTACAGTTCAAGACAATAATCTTGTGGAAATTAGCAGTAATTCTGGAAAATATGTTCTGGCTTACGCTGCGGCAGAAGAGTTTCCAAAATCGGTTACTTTAGAAGATGCTTCAGTGACCCTTGTCCCTGCCGAAGTACTATCGACAGCGGTAAGCAAAACAATTTTCGCGGCTGGAAATGATGATTTACGTCCTGTAATGTCAGGAGTTTTCTTCCAATTTTCGCCACAAGGATTGACATTTGTTGCAACAGACGCTCACAAACTGGTAAAATACGCTCGCACTGATGTGGTGGCGGCACAAGTAAATGATTTCATTATGCCAAAGAAACCATTGAATATCCTTAAAGGTATTTTGGGTGCTTCGGATTCTGAAATTAAAATAGAATACAATGATTCAAATGCAGTTTTCTCTTTCGAAAATTATATTTTGATCTGTAGATTAATTGACGGAAAATATCCAAACTACGAAGCGGTAATTCCTAAGGAGAATCCGAACAAATTAGTAATCGATCGTATGCAGTTTTTGAATTCTGTACGTCGTGTGGCGATTTTCTCAAATAAAACAACGCACCAAATTCGTCTAAAAATTGCTGGTACCGAACTTAATATTTCTGCCGAAGATTTAGACTACTCCAATAAAGCAGACGAACGTCTTACTTGTGACTATCAAGGAGATGATATGCAGATTGGTTTCAACTCACGTTTCCTTACAGAGATGTTGACAAACCTTACATCTGATCATATTATGCTGGAAATGTCAATGCCAAATAGAGCTGGAATTCTAACTCCTGCTGATGGTCTTGACGACGGAGAAACAGTGACAATGCTGGTTATGCCAGTAATGTTAAACGCATAA
- a CDS encoding universal stress protein, whose product MTKILFPTDFSKTAKNAYLYALTMARAIDAEIVVLHSFLLPLIDESGIPANFKEVFDTIAFQNQEKLDEHMLFLNKVASKRGFEDIKATALLKSGDLHLAMEQVVELEGINLVVMGTSGTTGWFQSILGSQTGDAIASLSVPVMSIPLGLKFTKINTIGFANLYREKDFVALQKLSAMTAPFNSTIKSIFVKKPNSEVTQQQIDTWEKRCSQLNVQFFVIPDDDVRATIDDFITNQNIDVLAMLTEKRGFFQELFNSSLTQKLSNKLDIPILAFHE is encoded by the coding sequence ATGACCAAGATTCTCTTTCCAACTGATTTTTCTAAAACTGCCAAAAATGCGTATTTGTATGCACTTACAATGGCAAGAGCGATTGATGCTGAAATTGTAGTACTCCATTCTTTTTTGCTTCCGCTAATTGATGAGTCTGGCATTCCTGCAAATTTTAAAGAGGTTTTTGATACAATTGCGTTTCAGAATCAAGAGAAATTAGATGAGCATATGCTTTTTTTAAATAAAGTCGCAAGCAAGAGAGGCTTTGAAGATATTAAAGCTACAGCACTATTAAAATCGGGTGATTTGCACCTGGCGATGGAGCAGGTCGTAGAATTAGAGGGAATAAATCTAGTGGTGATGGGAACTAGCGGAACTACAGGATGGTTTCAGTCAATTTTGGGGTCTCAAACGGGAGATGCAATTGCCTCGCTAAGTGTACCAGTAATGAGTATTCCTTTAGGATTAAAATTTACTAAAATTAATACGATTGGATTCGCTAATCTCTATAGAGAAAAAGATTTTGTTGCGTTGCAAAAGCTTAGTGCTATGACAGCTCCCTTTAACTCTACCATCAAAAGTATTTTTGTAAAAAAACCAAATTCAGAAGTCACGCAACAGCAAATTGATACGTGGGAAAAACGATGTTCTCAACTAAATGTTCAGTTTTTTGTAATTCCAGATGATGATGTGCGCGCTACAATTGACGATTTCATCACCAATCAAAATATTGATGTGTTGGCAATGTTAACTGAAAAACGCGGATTTTTTCAAGAGTTGTTTAACAGCAGTCTGACCCAAAAATTATCCAATAAACTAGATATTCCGATACTAGCATTTCACGAATAA
- the gldF gene encoding gliding motility-associated ABC transporter permease subunit GldF: MKSILLREIKSFFGSPIGYLVIAIFLLINSLFLWVFEGEFNILKSGFADLSPFFTLAPWILIFLIPAVTMRSFSDEKKQGTLELLLTKPISIWEIVGGKFLGAFLLIVIALIPTIIYVMAIYYLGMPEGNIDFGSTAGSYIGLLFLIASYTAIGIFCSSLSDNQIIAFIIAVFLCFVFYFAFEGISTFVKGFESAVANIGMEQHFLSMSRGVLDSRDVIYFLSIATLFLAFTVFKLKSLKS; the protein is encoded by the coding sequence ATGAAGTCAATATTACTTAGAGAAATCAAATCCTTTTTTGGTTCGCCCATTGGATATTTGGTCATCGCCATTTTCCTGCTCATAAATAGTTTATTCCTTTGGGTTTTTGAGGGAGAATTTAACATCCTGAAAAGTGGATTTGCTGATTTGAGTCCGTTTTTTACACTAGCTCCTTGGATTCTAATTTTCCTTATTCCCGCAGTAACAATGCGCAGTTTCTCTGACGAAAAAAAGCAGGGAACTTTAGAGCTTCTGTTAACAAAACCTATTAGTATTTGGGAAATTGTGGGCGGTAAATTTCTTGGTGCTTTTCTCTTAATCGTAATTGCACTTATTCCAACAATTATTTATGTAATGGCAATTTACTATTTAGGAATGCCCGAAGGTAATATCGACTTTGGCAGCACGGCTGGATCCTATATTGGACTTTTATTCTTGATTGCATCTTATACTGCAATCGGAATTTTTTGTTCGTCGCTCTCAGACAATCAGATTATCGCTTTTATAATTGCTGTTTTTTTATGTTTTGTCTTCTACTTCGCATTTGAAGGAATTTCAACTTTTGTAAAAGGTTTTGAGTCGGCTGTGGCCAATATCGGGATGGAGCAACACTTCCTGAGTATGAGCCGTGGGGTTCTTGACAGTCGTGATGTAATCTACTTCTTGAGTATTGCTACCTTGTTTCTGGCTTTCACAGTTTTCAAACTTAAATCCCTGAAATCATAA
- a CDS encoding Fic family protein, translating to MAIYIHQLKYWPSFTWNEQEFISLLSEVRHLQGKLMGKVEGLGFELKDEANLQTLIQDVLQTSAIEGEILNPELVRSSIATRLGLEYSGIETSDRHVDGIVELMLDATQNDNKILTDDRLFGWHAALFPTGRSGLYKIEVANWRSGAMQVVSGGIGREIVHYEAPRSENLAFEMKQFLDWFNSEQNLESVLKAAVAHLWFITIHPFDDGNGRIARAITDMQLSKADGINQRFYSMSTEINKQKNGYYAILERTQKDDLEITEWIIWFLGCLKNSILHSSIIIDKVVNKHNFWVKSAGLINNERQKLMLNKLMENFEGNLTSSKWAKMTKTSPDTALRDITDLVNKGILLKGEAGGRSTNYVLNYTF from the coding sequence ATGGCAATTTACATCCATCAATTAAAATATTGGCCTTCATTTACATGGAATGAGCAGGAATTTATTTCACTATTAAGTGAAGTTCGTCACTTGCAGGGCAAACTTATGGGTAAAGTAGAAGGATTAGGATTCGAACTAAAAGACGAAGCCAATTTACAAACCTTAATTCAAGATGTACTGCAAACTTCTGCTATAGAAGGTGAAATATTAAATCCAGAGCTCGTTCGTTCCTCCATTGCCACAAGATTGGGGCTAGAATATTCGGGTATAGAAACATCCGATCGACATGTGGATGGAATTGTAGAACTAATGCTTGATGCTACACAAAATGATAATAAAATACTCACCGATGATCGTTTGTTTGGATGGCATGCTGCATTGTTTCCAACTGGACGTAGTGGTTTGTATAAAATTGAAGTAGCCAACTGGCGTTCAGGAGCTATGCAAGTAGTTTCTGGCGGTATAGGTAGAGAAATAGTGCATTATGAAGCTCCAAGGTCCGAAAATTTAGCGTTCGAAATGAAACAGTTTTTGGACTGGTTTAATAGCGAACAAAATTTAGAATCGGTACTCAAAGCAGCTGTAGCTCATTTATGGTTTATAACCATACATCCTTTTGACGATGGCAATGGAAGAATTGCCAGAGCAATTACAGATATGCAACTTTCTAAAGCTGATGGTATTAATCAGCGATTTTACAGTATGTCCACTGAAATAAATAAACAAAAGAATGGCTATTATGCTATTTTAGAGCGAACCCAAAAAGACGATTTAGAAATCACAGAATGGATTATTTGGTTTTTGGGATGTCTTAAAAATAGTATACTTCACTCAAGTATAATAATTGATAAAGTAGTCAATAAACATAATTTTTGGGTTAAATCAGCAGGTCTAATTAATAATGAACGCCAGAAACTGATGCTAAACAAACTGATGGAAAATTTTGAAGGTAATCTGACCAGTAGCAAATGGGCTAAAATGACTAAAACTTCCCCAGACACAGCCCTCAGAGATATAACTGATTTAGTAAACAAAGGTATATTGCTAAAAGGTGAAGCAGGAGGAAGAAGTACGAATTACGTTTTGAATTACACTTTTTGA